The Psychrosphaera ytuae genome includes a region encoding these proteins:
- the nhaC gene encoding Na+/H+ antiporter NhaC, translating to MKTTQQPSFLDALIPLIFLVLLLAASVALYGGDSSYGPNQIVLLLATGVACLIGLKNGYKWQQLEDAMVHGISVSMGAIFILLAVGSLIGTWLLAGTVPTLIYYGLQILSPDWFYAAACLLSAIVAMSIGSSWTTAATVGVALMGIATGIGMSPAIAAGAVVSGAYFGDKISPLSETTNLAPAVSGSDLFDHIRHMLWTTVPAFVIALVLFTIMGFTEDSSAQEVSIGSVQETILATYNISLIHLLPLVVLVVMAIKKVPAFPAIFIGAIIGAVWGMVFQPELLARVAGGSSFVEVISVVWQAMFDGFSVTTGDENMDKLLSGGGMSSMLNTTWLIMTALMFGAVMEKLGLLAVFVKSILSAAKSSGSLVTATIGTAFGINVVTADQYMSLVMTGRMYREEYERRGLDNVNLSRALEDGGTITSPLIPWNTCGAYMAGVLLISPLEFWPYAFFNLINIVLAILFAYLGIKVLKKQPA from the coding sequence TTGAAAACTACACAACAACCATCTTTCTTGGACGCCTTGATTCCGCTTATATTCTTGGTATTACTGTTGGCTGCTTCGGTAGCCTTGTACGGCGGAGATAGCTCATATGGTCCAAACCAAATCGTTTTATTATTAGCAACGGGTGTTGCATGTTTAATAGGTCTTAAAAACGGCTACAAATGGCAACAATTAGAAGATGCTATGGTCCATGGTATTTCGGTTTCAATGGGCGCCATCTTTATTTTATTAGCGGTAGGTTCGTTGATTGGTACATGGCTACTTGCGGGTACGGTGCCAACACTTATTTATTATGGTTTACAAATATTAAGTCCTGACTGGTTCTATGCCGCTGCGTGTTTATTAAGCGCAATTGTTGCTATGAGTATTGGTTCATCTTGGACGACTGCCGCGACGGTAGGTGTCGCGTTAATGGGCATTGCAACTGGTATTGGTATGTCGCCAGCCATTGCAGCAGGCGCAGTGGTGTCAGGGGCTTACTTTGGTGACAAAATCAGTCCTCTATCAGAAACTACAAACTTAGCCCCAGCCGTTTCGGGAAGTGATTTGTTTGATCATATTCGTCACATGTTGTGGACGACGGTTCCGGCTTTTGTAATTGCACTTGTTTTGTTTACCATAATGGGCTTTACAGAAGACAGTAGTGCACAAGAGGTGAGCATTGGCTCGGTACAAGAGACAATATTAGCGACATACAATATTTCCCTGATTCATTTGTTACCTCTGGTTGTTTTAGTTGTAATGGCAATCAAAAAAGTACCAGCATTCCCTGCCATTTTTATCGGTGCAATCATTGGTGCCGTATGGGGCATGGTGTTCCAGCCTGAGTTATTGGCTCGTGTTGCCGGTGGTAGTTCTTTTGTTGAAGTAATCTCAGTTGTTTGGCAAGCCATGTTTGATGGCTTTAGCGTAACCACTGGCGATGAAAATATGGATAAACTACTGAGTGGTGGTGGTATGTCTAGCATGCTTAATACTACTTGGTTAATCATGACCGCTTTAATGTTTGGTGCGGTAATGGAAAAGCTAGGCTTATTAGCTGTGTTTGTAAAAAGCATATTATCAGCTGCGAAATCGTCAGGGTCGCTCGTTACAGCGACGATAGGAACTGCATTTGGTATTAATGTTGTAACAGCTGACCAATATATGTCATTGGTGATGACTGGACGCATGTATCGCGAAGAGTACGAACGCAGAGGGTTAGATAACGTTAATCTTTCTCGTGCATTGGAAGATGGCGGTACAATAACAAGTCCACTGATCCCTTGGAACACATGTGGTGCATATATGGCTGGGGTATTGTTGATTAGCCCGTTAGAGTTTTGGCCGTATGCATTTTTTAACCTAATAAATATTGTGTTAGCGATTTTATTTGCCTACCTTGGTATTAAGGTACTTAAAAAGCAGCCAGCATAA
- the pepN gene encoding aminopeptidase N, with translation MTDSVSTTANQAKYRADYTPPAFLIPTTNLEVKLDPEQTQVKASLVVEKNGVHNNSLELDAEVEKVVQIEIDGEGLSPDEFVYENGKLTINRAFEKAQVVIVSEINPKANTALEGLYLSAGAYCTQCEAEGFRRISPFLDRPDVLSIYTVTIIADEEQYPHILANGNLIAKQKDHKTGLTSVTWNDPFPKPSYLFAMVAGNFDLLKDTYTTISGREVSLEIYVDKGNLHLSDHAMESLKKSMQWDEAKYGLEYDLDTYMIVAVDFFNMGAMENKGLNIFNSKYVLADEKTATDTDYHGVESVIAHEYFHNWTGNRVTCRDWFQLSLKEGLTVFRDQQFSADMGNPVLERISHARVMRTMQFAEDAGPMSHPIRPDKVIEMNNFYTVTVYDKGAEVIRMMHSLLGESGFRKGMDLYFKRHDGQAVTCDDFVSAMADANNKDLSKFSRWYSQSGTPELTIQETKTGSVYTVEFSQRIYGRDDAYKALTIPVKYEVLNKHTGQQVERGVFVLEEHKGKLEIKTDQDVVTVLFEDFSSPVKVKRSLPLSDIKLIINNASDAFCRWDMLQTLWQMVAKEGKADGEAGRTLVNCLIDIVLKQELDPAIRAELLTIPSFQSLAEAFDEINVDAILKTRTLIPSLVTEQTQQAIRNELAEMGPVNNDYNKENVAQRSLKASLLNLLSFSDGEEVKSILRSVYDNAPNMTERVSALNASLNLGDALVQDLLNQMHKSFSQQPLVFDKICQIAASYNGDEVYQMMEYWASQEEFDPSNPNRIRSLYGAFVMRNPAQFHALSGKGYLFLERLLTDVDAKNPQLAARLIDPLLSYQRYDEQRVALMKGVLLRLSSTELSKDLYEKVHSALAN, from the coding sequence ATGACAGACTCAGTTTCCACTACAGCAAATCAAGCAAAATATCGAGCTGATTATACGCCTCCGGCTTTTTTGATCCCCACGACAAATTTAGAAGTCAAATTAGACCCAGAGCAAACCCAAGTAAAAGCCTCACTAGTCGTTGAAAAAAACGGTGTCCATAACAACTCACTCGAACTAGATGCAGAGGTCGAGAAGGTTGTACAAATCGAAATCGATGGCGAGGGCCTCAGCCCTGATGAGTTTGTTTATGAAAATGGTAAACTTACGATCAACAGAGCGTTCGAAAAAGCACAGGTCGTTATAGTTTCAGAAATCAATCCCAAAGCGAACACAGCTTTAGAGGGGCTTTATTTGTCTGCTGGTGCATATTGCACCCAATGTGAAGCGGAAGGGTTTAGACGAATTTCACCGTTTTTAGACCGTCCTGATGTTCTTTCAATTTATACAGTAACCATAATTGCAGATGAGGAGCAGTATCCTCATATTTTAGCGAACGGTAATTTAATCGCTAAACAAAAAGATCATAAAACGGGTTTAACTTCTGTTACATGGAATGATCCATTTCCGAAACCAAGTTATTTGTTTGCTATGGTAGCCGGGAATTTTGATCTGTTAAAAGATACCTATACGACGATAAGTGGTCGTGAAGTATCGTTAGAAATATACGTAGATAAGGGTAACCTGCATTTGTCCGATCATGCGATGGAATCACTGAAAAAGTCCATGCAGTGGGATGAGGCGAAGTATGGTTTAGAATACGACTTAGATACTTATATGATTGTTGCAGTTGACTTTTTCAACATGGGCGCAATGGAAAATAAAGGACTGAATATTTTCAATAGTAAGTATGTTTTAGCGGATGAAAAAACCGCAACGGATACTGATTACCATGGTGTTGAGTCGGTAATAGCTCACGAGTATTTTCACAATTGGACGGGTAATCGAGTTACCTGTCGCGATTGGTTTCAATTGAGTTTGAAAGAAGGTTTAACCGTCTTTCGAGACCAACAGTTCAGTGCCGACATGGGTAACCCCGTCCTAGAGCGGATCAGCCATGCTCGAGTGATGAGGACCATGCAGTTTGCTGAAGATGCTGGCCCTATGTCGCATCCGATAAGACCCGATAAAGTTATCGAAATGAATAACTTTTACACTGTAACTGTTTATGACAAAGGGGCTGAAGTCATTCGTATGATGCACAGTCTTCTCGGAGAGTCAGGGTTCCGCAAAGGGATGGATTTGTATTTTAAGCGACATGATGGTCAAGCAGTGACATGCGATGATTTTGTGTCTGCCATGGCTGATGCTAACAATAAAGATTTAAGTAAATTCTCTCGTTGGTATAGCCAATCAGGTACGCCAGAGTTAACCATACAAGAGACCAAAACAGGATCTGTTTATACTGTCGAATTTAGTCAGCGTATTTATGGGAGAGATGACGCGTATAAAGCATTAACGATTCCTGTCAAATATGAAGTCCTAAATAAACACACAGGTCAGCAAGTGGAACGAGGCGTATTTGTGCTAGAAGAGCACAAAGGTAAATTAGAAATCAAAACTGACCAAGACGTCGTGACTGTACTCTTTGAAGACTTTTCTTCACCAGTAAAAGTAAAACGTTCGTTACCTTTAAGTGATATTAAACTAATCATCAATAATGCCAGTGATGCGTTTTGTCGATGGGATATGTTACAAACGTTGTGGCAAATGGTCGCTAAAGAGGGTAAAGCAGATGGTGAAGCTGGCCGTACGTTGGTCAACTGTTTAATTGATATTGTCTTAAAACAAGAGTTAGATCCAGCCATTCGCGCTGAGCTACTGACTATTCCTTCATTCCAAAGTCTTGCTGAAGCTTTTGATGAAATTAACGTAGACGCTATCTTAAAGACAAGAACATTAATTCCAAGTCTAGTAACAGAACAGACTCAACAGGCAATTAGAAATGAACTTGCTGAAATGGGGCCTGTAAATAATGATTACAACAAAGAAAATGTTGCCCAACGTTCGTTGAAAGCAAGCTTATTAAACCTCCTATCTTTTAGCGATGGTGAAGAAGTTAAGAGTATTTTGAGAAGTGTGTATGACAATGCTCCGAATATGACAGAGCGAGTAAGCGCACTAAACGCGTCATTAAATTTAGGTGACGCTTTGGTTCAAGATTTATTGAACCAAATGCACAAGAGCTTTAGCCAACAGCCATTAGTGTTTGATAAAATTTGTCAAATAGCTGCATCGTACAATGGTGACGAGGTTTATCAAATGATGGAGTATTGGGCGTCTCAAGAAGAATTTGATCCATCTAATCCTAATCGAATCCGATCTTTGTACGGTGCATTTGTGATGAGAAATCCAGCACAGTTCCACGCATTGTCGGGTAAGGGATATTTGTTTTTAGAGAGACTATTAACCGATGTAGACGCCAAAAATCCACAATTAGCGGCCCGTCTAATCGATCCTTTACTGAGTTATCAACGATATGATGAGCAAAGGGTAGCGCTTATGAAAGGCGTGTTGCTGAGACTTTCAAGTACGGAGCTATCAAAAGATTTATACGAAAAAGTGCATTCTGCACTGGCAAATTAA
- a CDS encoding DUF2835 domain-containing protein, whose product MGYKVFRFAINLSARECQEYYQGHYTSLKVMSDVGKTVMFPARHIRPFMTNSGVRGIFKLYLDEQNKFIKLEKQ is encoded by the coding sequence GTGGGCTACAAAGTATTTCGTTTTGCGATCAATTTGTCTGCGCGTGAGTGCCAAGAGTATTATCAAGGTCATTATACTTCGTTAAAAGTAATGTCAGATGTTGGAAAAACAGTAATGTTTCCAGCAAGGCATATAAGGCCGTTTATGACAAACTCGGGCGTTCGTGGAATTTTTAAGCTGTATCTTGATGAGCAGAACAAATTTATAAAATTAGAAAAACAGTAA
- a CDS encoding DUF1302 domain-containing protein, translated as MSKGERKIALKPLALSVASALLAMGAVGANAASFKVGNFDVTFDSTFSAGAAYRIEDRDFNKHIGKSNNQLFDWAGYKGYAPLYANTDVWAQQGSYSTNGDLSNLNYDSGEAFSEVLKGFHELNVRGDNYGAVVSFMYYKDFAAEGIGHKNPVTGKSYDVCRDEEAKELVCEDFRVLDAYLYADFDFNDGANPVSIRVGEQVLSWGESTLIPHGINVSPVDIARLRAPGADLKEAFIPVGMVWANVGLSEAFSLEAFYQYEWQETYLPAPGSYFSSNDFAGEGGQHNNIQLNFASNPDLDRDGLMAGLNEIGTMLGGGMVDQTTAANMYLSYATKFAIRNNEGDQFASDSGQYGLKLGWFAEDLNYTEFGFYYINYHSRRPLISGVASDFSQAAIGADLQNIALSQANGGLSVEQFNNLNAFTKGIIVFPEDIKLYGFSFNTTIGTTAVSGEISYRQDEPFQIDDAELLFAAMPQQLANAGIRGELDGLSQYGRTQVEGCDIQSPELGQTADGFCRFDTLQAQATAIHSFGPSFGMDNFNAVFEVGYIQVKDLPDPEVLAFNAPGTARSIQGYDDVAAGVLNGVQNGVADQVFPTEDAWGYRLILAGEINRVMGSFNVKPRFTFSHDVDGVTPDPLYLFIEDKKSASLAVEVDYQSSFSFGFSYNTFYGGVNNSNTQEDRDYVSFNVKYSL; from the coding sequence ATGAGTAAAGGGGAACGTAAAATTGCGCTCAAGCCTTTAGCACTTAGTGTGGCTAGTGCTTTATTGGCAATGGGAGCAGTCGGGGCGAATGCCGCTAGCTTTAAAGTAGGGAATTTTGATGTCACATTCGACTCGACGTTTTCTGCAGGTGCAGCGTACCGTATTGAAGACCGCGATTTTAATAAACACATTGGTAAGTCAAATAACCAATTATTTGACTGGGCTGGTTACAAAGGTTATGCACCTTTATATGCAAATACCGATGTTTGGGCGCAACAGGGTTCATACTCAACAAACGGTGATTTAAGTAACCTGAACTACGATTCAGGTGAAGCTTTTTCTGAAGTTTTAAAAGGCTTTCATGAATTAAATGTTCGCGGTGACAACTACGGTGCCGTAGTTAGCTTCATGTACTACAAAGATTTTGCTGCTGAAGGTATCGGTCACAAAAACCCGGTAACAGGCAAATCTTACGATGTTTGTCGTGATGAAGAAGCCAAAGAATTAGTTTGTGAAGACTTTCGTGTTTTAGACGCATATTTATATGCTGACTTCGATTTTAACGACGGTGCAAACCCAGTATCTATTCGTGTTGGTGAGCAAGTTTTATCTTGGGGTGAGAGTACACTAATTCCTCACGGTATCAACGTAAGCCCTGTTGATATTGCGCGTTTACGTGCACCTGGCGCAGACTTAAAAGAAGCGTTTATTCCGGTTGGTATGGTATGGGCGAACGTGGGTCTAAGTGAAGCATTCTCATTAGAAGCGTTTTATCAATACGAATGGCAAGAAACGTATCTTCCGGCTCCAGGGTCTTACTTTTCAAGTAATGACTTCGCTGGTGAAGGTGGTCAACACAACAACATCCAACTTAACTTTGCATCAAACCCAGATTTAGATCGCGATGGTTTGATGGCAGGCCTAAATGAAATCGGCACAATGCTTGGCGGCGGAATGGTCGACCAAACTACAGCTGCCAACATGTATCTAAGTTACGCAACTAAGTTTGCGATTCGCAATAATGAAGGCGATCAGTTTGCAAGTGACAGCGGCCAGTACGGTTTAAAACTAGGTTGGTTTGCGGAAGATCTTAACTACACTGAGTTTGGTTTTTACTACATCAACTATCACAGCCGTCGTCCGTTGATTTCTGGTGTTGCGTCAGACTTCAGTCAAGCAGCAATTGGTGCGGACTTACAAAACATCGCGTTGTCACAAGCAAACGGTGGTTTGTCGGTTGAACAGTTCAATAACTTAAATGCATTTACTAAAGGTATCATCGTATTCCCTGAAGACATCAAGCTATACGGCTTCAGCTTCAATACGACAATTGGTACTACCGCGGTTTCTGGTGAGATCTCTTACCGTCAAGACGAACCGTTCCAAATCGATGACGCTGAGTTATTGTTTGCTGCAATGCCACAACAGTTAGCTAATGCTGGTATTCGTGGCGAATTAGACGGCTTATCTCAATACGGCCGTACTCAAGTAGAAGGTTGTGATATTCAATCTCCTGAGTTAGGTCAAACTGCAGATGGTTTCTGTCGTTTTGATACATTACAAGCACAGGCAACGGCTATTCACTCGTTCGGTCCAAGTTTTGGTATGGATAACTTCAATGCTGTATTTGAAGTAGGTTACATCCAAGTTAAAGACTTGCCAGACCCAGAAGTACTAGCATTCAATGCGCCAGGTACAGCACGTAGTATCCAAGGTTACGACGACGTTGCGGCAGGTGTATTAAACGGAGTTCAAAACGGTGTTGCTGATCAAGTATTCCCAACTGAAGATGCGTGGGGCTACCGCTTGATTTTAGCCGGTGAAATTAACCGTGTAATGGGTTCATTTAACGTTAAACCACGTTTTACGTTCTCTCACGATGTTGATGGTGTTACACCTGACCCATTGTATTTGTTCATTGAAGACAAAAAGTCAGCTAGCTTAGCGGTAGAAGTAGATTATCAAAGCAGCTTCTCTTTTGGTTTCTCGTATAACACTTTCTATGGCGGTGTAAACAATTCAAACACCCAAGAAGATCGTGATTATGTGTCTTTCAATGTTAAGTATTCGCTGTAA
- a CDS encoding DUF1329 domain-containing protein codes for MKKITLLSSVVALAFASAAANAKVAPAEAAKLGKELTPYGAVMGANADGSIPAWKGGITAPPAGYTIGMHHPDPFSGDKVLFTITNANKAQYAEHLTPGLIKMFETYPDTYKMNVYQTRRTASFPQHVYDATIANASRAELVEGGNGITGAAIGVPFPIPQNGLEAIWNHILRYRGEQTTRNGGQAVPTADGDFTYIGFDEAIAIEYSKKGATPEELEESNILFRFKQNVTEPARLAGTALLVHETMDQVKKPRQAWTYNSGQRRVRRAPNVAYDAPGTASDGLRTTDDFDMYNGAPDRYNWELKGKKEVYIPYNSYKLHSDSLKYTDIIKPGHINSDLVRWEKHRVWVVEATLKDGISHVYKKRTFYIDEDSWQIHIADLYDNRDELYRVGVAYGINYYEVPTHWSTLDAYYDLNSRRYIAIGLDNEQEMYDFQTEQNASDFTPAALRRANR; via the coding sequence ATGAAAAAGATTACTCTATTATCTTCAGTTGTTGCATTGGCGTTTGCCTCTGCAGCAGCTAATGCCAAAGTTGCGCCGGCGGAAGCGGCGAAACTAGGTAAAGAGCTAACGCCATACGGTGCCGTTATGGGTGCCAATGCAGATGGTTCTATTCCGGCTTGGAAGGGCGGTATTACTGCACCTCCAGCTGGCTACACAATTGGTATGCACCACCCGGACCCGTTTTCTGGTGACAAGGTGTTATTCACAATTACTAACGCAAACAAAGCGCAATATGCAGAGCATTTAACGCCTGGTTTGATTAAAATGTTCGAAACGTACCCTGATACATACAAAATGAACGTTTACCAAACTCGTCGTACAGCCTCGTTCCCTCAACACGTTTACGATGCAACTATTGCAAATGCATCACGTGCAGAGTTAGTGGAAGGTGGTAACGGCATTACTGGTGCTGCTATTGGTGTTCCTTTCCCTATTCCACAAAACGGTTTAGAAGCTATCTGGAACCACATTCTTCGCTATCGCGGTGAGCAAACTACTCGTAACGGTGGTCAAGCTGTTCCTACTGCTGACGGTGACTTTACCTATATCGGTTTTGATGAAGCGATTGCAATTGAATACTCTAAAAAAGGTGCGACACCTGAAGAGCTTGAAGAGAGCAACATTTTATTCCGCTTTAAGCAAAACGTAACTGAACCAGCTCGTCTGGCTGGTACAGCGTTATTAGTTCACGAAACAATGGACCAGGTTAAAAAGCCTCGTCAAGCTTGGACATATAACTCAGGTCAACGTCGTGTTCGTCGTGCACCAAACGTAGCATATGACGCACCGGGAACAGCATCTGATGGTCTGCGTACTACCGATGATTTCGATATGTACAACGGCGCTCCAGATCGTTACAACTGGGAGCTTAAAGGGAAAAAAGAAGTTTATATTCCTTACAACAGCTACAAGTTACACAGTGATTCATTAAAGTATACTGACATCATCAAGCCTGGTCACATTAACAGCGACTTAGTACGTTGGGAAAAACACCGTGTTTGGGTTGTAGAAGCAACATTAAAAGATGGCATCAGCCATGTTTACAAAAAGCGTACCTTCTACATTGATGAAGACAGCTGGCAAATCCATATCGCTGATCTGTATGACAACCGTGATGAACTTTATCGCGTTGGTGTAGCATACGGTATCAACTATTATGAAGTTCCGACACACTGGAGTACATTAGATGCATATTATGATCTAAACTCAAGACGCTATATCGCGATTGGTTTAGACAATGAGCAAGAAATGTATGATTTCCAAACTGAACAAAATGCTAGCGATTTCACACCTGCGGCACTGCGTCGCGCAAATCGCTAA
- a CDS encoding WD40/YVTN/BNR-like repeat-containing protein — translation MTNLLHFPTLLLSSILSLSVVAETGPQPIPAIQSDLAKQRLLTDITLINDKVVTVGERGHILISSDGETWQQANVPVSVLLTSVAFVSETTGYAVGHDAVILKTTDGGQNWTLVNYQPELDRPLLSVSGAADQIVAVGAYGLYYESRDGGETWTSLFQDELLREDDRLYLQDIKEFEPENYERERQYLLPHFNDLLIKGDTWYMAGEAGFLAKSSNQGKDWQRLEIDYYGSFFAVEKAKSDEQQLIVAGLRGNLFVEQGEDWSGEILPGKATLNDVLLNNEQMFLFGNSGNLYMGKVNQALKHHIFDDGKAVMSGVVLKDKLVLATEAGVKTMLISEIK, via the coding sequence ATGACAAACCTTTTGCACTTTCCGACGTTATTATTAAGCTCTATTTTGAGCCTATCCGTTGTAGCAGAGACAGGTCCTCAACCGATACCAGCTATCCAAAGTGACCTAGCTAAACAGCGCCTTTTAACCGATATCACTCTAATTAATGACAAGGTTGTCACCGTGGGCGAACGCGGTCATATTTTGATCTCTTCTGACGGTGAAACATGGCAGCAGGCAAACGTTCCAGTAAGTGTATTATTGACTTCAGTTGCATTTGTATCTGAAACGACAGGGTATGCCGTTGGCCATGATGCTGTTATTTTAAAAACCACCGATGGTGGTCAAAATTGGACATTAGTAAATTATCAGCCTGAATTAGACCGACCATTGTTGTCTGTGTCTGGGGCGGCTGACCAAATTGTTGCAGTCGGTGCTTATGGACTGTATTACGAAAGTAGAGACGGCGGTGAAACTTGGACAAGTCTCTTCCAAGATGAGTTATTAAGAGAAGACGACCGACTGTATTTACAAGACATTAAAGAATTTGAACCAGAAAATTACGAGCGCGAGCGCCAATACTTACTGCCACATTTTAATGATTTATTAATTAAAGGTGACACTTGGTATATGGCAGGAGAGGCTGGCTTTTTGGCAAAAAGCAGCAATCAAGGTAAAGATTGGCAGCGTCTCGAAATTGATTATTACGGCTCTTTTTTCGCAGTAGAAAAAGCAAAAAGCGATGAGCAACAATTGATAGTTGCAGGCCTTCGAGGCAACTTGTTTGTCGAACAAGGCGAAGATTGGTCTGGTGAAATATTGCCTGGTAAAGCGACATTGAATGATGTGTTGCTGAATAACGAACAGATGTTTTTGTTTGGCAATTCGGGCAATCTTTATATGGGTAAGGTAAACCAAGCGTTAAAACACCATATTTTTGATGATGGTAAAGCGGTTATGTCTGGTGTTGTTTTAAAAGATAAATTAGTTTTAGCGACAGAAGCTGGCGTTAAAACGATGTTAATTTCTGAAATAAAGTAA